The Planococcus donghaensis genome contains a region encoding:
- a CDS encoding LytTR family DNA-binding domain-containing protein: MKVSLNIDSRFEETKITIECKEMDDSIKSIIDFINGREETRFLVGRDGDMQHILKPADIHYFHANNDNVTAVTAKGEFRLKEKLYELEEMFPSSQFIRLSKSVIANLDELSRFEASFNGTLCVYFHSGAKEYVSRNYVNAIKESLKMNRRKGK, translated from the coding sequence GTGAAAGTATCTTTAAACATTGATAGTCGATTTGAAGAAACGAAAATAACCATTGAATGCAAGGAAATGGACGATTCGATTAAAAGCATTATCGATTTTATCAATGGACGAGAAGAGACACGATTTCTTGTTGGGCGAGACGGCGATATGCAACACATATTGAAACCGGCAGACATTCACTATTTTCATGCAAACAACGATAATGTCACAGCGGTAACAGCGAAAGGTGAATTTCGCTTGAAAGAAAAGCTTTACGAATTAGAAGAAATGTTTCCGTCTAGTCAATTTATACGGCTGTCCAAATCAGTCATCGCGAATCTGGATGAATTAAGTCGCTTTGAAGCGTCTTTCAATGGCACACTGTGTGTTTATTTTCATTCGGGTGCGAAAGAATACGTGTCACGGAATTACGTCAACGCCATTAAAGAATCCTTGAAAATGAATAGGAGGAAAGGAAAATGA
- a CDS encoding DUF3021 domain-containing protein, protein MKKFIIRSLIGIFFGAFLSIVMTYTVIWGGQETLNSAVFLRNSLGTMFCGWFFTVSNLLFENHSWSLLRRTITHFAIVMVLYFVLGFGIGWFPFTLEGFLIVLVIFVVCYFVFWLACYAYFKNQAQKMNKELSNK, encoded by the coding sequence ATGAAAAAGTTTATTATCCGAAGTTTAATCGGTATATTCTTTGGCGCTTTTCTTAGTATTGTCATGACATATACTGTGATTTGGGGTGGCCAAGAGACGTTAAATAGTGCGGTGTTTTTGAGAAATTCACTTGGTACCATGTTTTGTGGTTGGTTTTTCACGGTCAGCAACTTACTTTTTGAAAATCATAGTTGGTCGCTACTCCGTCGCACAATAACGCATTTTGCGATCGTGATGGTGCTGTATTTTGTATTGGGATTCGGAATAGGTTGGTTTCCCTTTACTTTGGAAGGCTTTCTGATAGTCTTAGTGATTTTCGTGGTGTGCTATTTTGTGTTTTGGTTAGCTTGTTACGCCTACTTTAAAAATCAAGCACAGAAAATGAATAAAGAATTGAGCAATAAATGA
- a CDS encoding flotillin family protein, whose product MQSLGIITVIIALVVIAAIAGVGYFFWMKIRYRTAKSNEALIITGPKLGDPEKDTNIFTDDEGRSMKIIRGGGYLLRRFQTSTPVSLTSFQLKLATPRVYTNAGVPIVADAVAMVKVADTLNGIANYAEQFLGKKQEEIETEIIEVLGSNLRAILSKMTVEDINSDREKFNTDVQDVAQKQLDLMGFKITSLGLTDLRDADEDNGYLENLGRPRIAEVRKLAEIAEANTERETRIHRAQTDQEAKEEEYKRQISTAESKKEKDIKDAAFKEETERARAKSEQSYELEKAKLAMEIQDEELSMQFAARERAVKLEEEESKVRKTKADATYYETTRSAEADARRAVIEGEAKAKIKRDEGAAEAEVIRERGKAEAESRKLLAEAMEEHGDVIITEKLIDMLPVFAEKVALPLSNIESVKIIDSGNGQGIPSFGKSVTKTMVDMQEPLKEMTGIDIGDLLKSYVNRNNQPAQQAPVATMPVVQKEEVEDTNKNEEEL is encoded by the coding sequence ATGCAGTCATTAGGAATTATTACAGTTATTATTGCGCTAGTCGTCATCGCGGCTATTGCAGGAGTTGGGTATTTTTTCTGGATGAAAATCCGTTACCGCACCGCTAAATCCAATGAAGCGTTGATCATCACGGGACCAAAATTAGGAGATCCAGAAAAAGATACGAATATTTTCACCGACGACGAAGGACGTTCAATGAAAATCATTCGAGGCGGCGGGTACCTGTTAAGACGCTTTCAAACGTCAACGCCGGTTAGTTTGACATCGTTCCAATTAAAACTTGCAACACCGCGCGTCTATACAAACGCAGGTGTACCAATTGTTGCAGACGCTGTGGCAATGGTGAAAGTCGCCGATACGTTAAACGGTATTGCCAATTACGCGGAGCAGTTTCTTGGCAAAAAACAAGAGGAAATTGAAACGGAAATTATTGAAGTGCTTGGGAGTAATTTGCGTGCCATCTTGTCAAAAATGACAGTGGAAGACATCAATAGCGACCGCGAAAAATTCAACACGGACGTACAAGACGTCGCTCAAAAACAGCTAGACTTGATGGGCTTTAAAATTACGTCACTTGGTTTGACGGATTTGCGTGATGCTGATGAAGACAACGGCTACTTGGAAAACTTAGGTCGCCCGCGTATCGCCGAAGTGCGCAAGCTCGCTGAAATCGCTGAAGCTAACACGGAGCGCGAAACACGTATTCACCGTGCGCAAACCGATCAAGAAGCAAAAGAAGAAGAATACAAACGCCAAATTTCAACAGCCGAATCGAAAAAAGAAAAAGACATTAAAGACGCTGCGTTCAAAGAAGAAACCGAACGTGCGCGTGCCAAATCTGAGCAATCTTATGAGCTCGAAAAAGCGAAGCTCGCGATGGAAATTCAGGACGAAGAGCTTAGCATGCAATTCGCGGCACGTGAACGCGCAGTTAAACTCGAAGAAGAAGAAAGCAAAGTGCGCAAAACAAAAGCCGATGCCACGTATTACGAAACAACGCGTTCCGCAGAAGCTGATGCACGCCGTGCGGTCATCGAGGGGGAAGCAAAAGCGAAGATCAAACGCGACGAAGGTGCTGCAGAAGCAGAAGTTATTCGGGAGCGCGGTAAAGCCGAAGCCGAGTCTCGTAAACTACTTGCTGAAGCAATGGAAGAACACGGCGACGTTATCATCACTGAGAAACTGATCGACATGCTGCCGGTATTTGCAGAGAAAGTTGCCTTGCCACTGAGCAATATCGAATCGGTGAAAATCATTGATTCCGGTAACGGCCAAGGCATTCCATCGTTCGGCAAAAGTGTCACGAAAACCATGGTCGACATGCAAGAGCCGCTCAAAGAAATGACCGGTATCGACATTGGCGATTTGCTGAAGTCCTACGTCAACCGCAACAACCAACCGGCTCAACAAGCACCGGTTGCAACGATGCCAGTGGTGCAAAAAGAAGAAGTTGAGGATACGAATAAAAACGAAGAAGAATTGTAA
- a CDS encoding short-chain fatty acid transporter → MKGITRFSNNLMERYLPDPFLFVIILTVVVFGLGLGLTDSSPIQMVAFWGEGFWALLAFSMQMVLVLVTGFVLASSPIFKKGLGKLASFAKSPGSAILWVTIVSLAASWINWGFGLVIGALFAKELAKRVENVDYRLLIASAYSGFLIWHAGFSGSIPLSIATEGHPFVDKIGIIPTTETIFSSYNLIIVAALLIIVPLLNRMMMPKKEDTVTVDPKVLVEPTVEELPAKGDMTPAQRLENSWILSMVIGVLGIAFIVYYFANNGFALTLDVVNFMFLFLGILFHGTPRKYLIAVQEAVKGAGAIIVQFPFYAGIMGMMTASGLAAVISEAFVSISTVDTFPLFAFLSAGLVNFFVPSGGGQWAVQAPIMLEAAEMLGSDPAKVAMAVAWGDAWTNMIQPFWALPALAIAGLKAKDIMGFCVIVLVVSGVVIGLGLLIL, encoded by the coding sequence ATGAAAGGGATTACACGTTTTTCGAATAACTTAATGGAACGCTATTTACCGGATCCATTTTTGTTCGTCATTATCTTGACGGTGGTTGTGTTTGGGCTAGGTTTAGGCTTAACAGATTCATCACCGATACAGATGGTGGCGTTTTGGGGTGAAGGGTTTTGGGCATTACTAGCGTTCTCCATGCAAATGGTACTCGTACTCGTTACAGGATTCGTACTTGCAAGTAGCCCAATTTTCAAAAAGGGACTAGGCAAGCTTGCGAGTTTTGCGAAATCACCAGGCAGTGCCATTTTGTGGGTGACGATTGTGTCATTAGCAGCAAGCTGGATCAACTGGGGCTTTGGCTTAGTTATTGGTGCGTTGTTTGCAAAAGAATTGGCAAAGCGCGTAGAGAATGTCGATTACCGCCTACTGATTGCTAGTGCGTATTCCGGATTTTTGATTTGGCATGCTGGATTTTCTGGGTCGATTCCGCTATCAATCGCGACAGAAGGTCATCCGTTTGTTGACAAAATCGGCATTATTCCAACGACAGAAACGATTTTTTCGAGTTATAACTTAATTATCGTTGCCGCATTATTAATCATCGTGCCATTACTAAACCGCATGATGATGCCAAAAAAAGAAGACACGGTTACCGTGGATCCGAAAGTGTTGGTCGAGCCAACAGTTGAAGAACTTCCGGCAAAAGGGGATATGACACCCGCACAACGATTAGAAAACAGCTGGATCTTATCGATGGTTATTGGTGTTTTAGGTATTGCATTTATCGTTTATTATTTCGCAAACAATGGTTTTGCGTTAACGCTCGACGTGGTTAACTTTATGTTCTTGTTCCTAGGGATTCTTTTCCACGGTACACCGCGCAAATATTTGATCGCTGTTCAAGAAGCGGTCAAAGGAGCGGGTGCCATTATCGTTCAATTCCCGTTTTACGCAGGCATCATGGGCATGATGACAGCCTCTGGGTTGGCTGCTGTCATTTCAGAAGCATTTGTCAGCATTTCAACAGTGGACACGTTCCCGCTATTTGCATTTTTAAGTGCAGGACTGGTCAACTTTTTCGTTCCTTCAGGTGGCGGACAATGGGCCGTGCAAGCACCGATTATGTTAGAAGCGGCCGAAATGCTTGGCAGTGATCCGGCGAAAGTCGCGATGGCTGTAGCATGGGGAGACGCATGGACAAACATGATTCAACCATTTTGGGCTTTGCCAGCTCTAGCAATCGCTGGACTAAAAGCAAAAGACATTATGGGCTTTTGTGTCATCGTCTTAGTGGTTAGTGGCGTGGTAATTGGATTAGGGTTATTGATTTTATAA
- a CDS encoding GGDEF domain-containing protein translates to MNTKHPRKAINFIVLSNMLALTIFLISWQVEQPQLADLTSITFLIWLTLVIVSRHGGLFDFVDSKLSAGMGCVVEFAALIILPFPLFALSIVISCLVNIAFRLKEKHPEPFTGPDFNASATIISGVLGYSIFSEISGTSPDSELLFTIALLLEMLVFGITRIFLINTLISFDEGIAWKTAPVIKVDTVSSEGILLITGAILAITYLYNPYLILFLIVPALLLQNLLQKANSAELIYIDAKTGIHNYRHFDEKINELYKKSQKNNTSLSLIFGDMDYLRNINNNYGHSTGDTAIIAVGKVFKQSQKGKFTVARFGGEEFVMLLPDTTKAEAFRQAEEIRKNVQNLDVRSEENEKVSLTISLGVATYPEDATDINSLIKTADEALYEAKRKGRNVVSLYEVAEAERSILVTK, encoded by the coding sequence ATGAATACCAAACACCCAAGAAAAGCCATCAATTTTATCGTGCTGTCCAACATGCTAGCCCTCACTATTTTCTTAATTAGTTGGCAAGTCGAGCAGCCGCAACTAGCTGATCTCACATCCATTACGTTTCTCATCTGGCTAACGCTAGTGATTGTCTCTAGACATGGTGGATTATTCGATTTCGTCGATTCCAAGCTTTCTGCAGGAATGGGCTGTGTTGTTGAATTTGCGGCATTGATCATTTTGCCGTTTCCCTTGTTTGCATTGAGTATCGTGATTTCGTGCTTGGTCAATATCGCTTTTCGCTTGAAAGAAAAGCATCCTGAACCATTCACGGGTCCTGATTTTAATGCTTCTGCTACCATTATTTCTGGAGTGTTGGGTTATTCAATCTTTAGTGAAATATCTGGCACTAGCCCAGATTCAGAATTGCTGTTTACCATAGCTTTATTGCTCGAAATGCTGGTTTTCGGCATCACGCGCATCTTTTTGATCAACACATTGATTAGTTTTGATGAAGGCATTGCTTGGAAAACGGCACCGGTGATCAAAGTAGACACCGTTTCTTCTGAAGGGATCTTGTTAATCACTGGCGCTATTTTAGCGATTACGTATCTTTATAACCCCTATTTAATCTTGTTTTTAATCGTTCCTGCTTTGCTGTTGCAGAACTTATTGCAAAAGGCCAATAGTGCCGAGTTGATCTACATTGATGCCAAAACAGGCATTCACAATTACCGCCATTTTGATGAAAAGATAAACGAGTTGTACAAAAAGAGCCAGAAAAACAACACGTCACTGTCGTTAATTTTTGGGGATATGGATTATCTTCGAAATATCAACAATAACTATGGCCACTCTACTGGCGATACGGCGATTATTGCTGTTGGAAAAGTGTTTAAGCAAAGCCAAAAAGGCAAATTCACCGTAGCACGTTTTGGTGGCGAAGAATTTGTTATGCTATTGCCTGATACAACAAAAGCAGAAGCTTTTCGTCAAGCTGAGGAAATTCGAAAAAACGTGCAAAACTTAGACGTCCGAAGCGAAGAAAACGAAAAGGTATCTCTGACGATTAGCCTGGGCGTAGCCACTTACCCAGAAGACGCCACAGACATCAACTCGTTGATCAAAACCGCGGATGAAGCGTTGTATGAAGCCAAACGAAAAGGCAGAAATGTCGTTAGCCTATATGAAGTAGCTGAAGCTGAACGCTCTATTTTGGTAACTAAATAA
- a CDS encoding S8 family peptidase, which yields MTVKKLLTHMMVAAVALSGFAASIAPTPTNAMVVSEQAQPTARYMVGTKAGTQGIEQAIQQLGGSIVDEWTFINTYLVEIDPSKASSIQSVPGVVFINQDEKVVENKGSSKTSDDKLIANVYQSVITSDKVVKKGITGKGVTVAVVDSGIANGAQSDFRKRVSANAKFSTAGNMSDSFGHGTHVASILGGDGTQSNGAYPGVAPGVNIVNVKVSDDEGKAGEQNLVEGLEWIYDNHKKYNIRVVNISNQIATQQNYKESATNAAVELLWHKGIVVVVSAGNQGGTSCSTCYAPANDPFVITVGSIDDKGTKDTADDSLKNWSSNGLTSEGFSKPEVVAPGSKITAYMPKGDLRGLKPENVVSNDYFTMGGTSMSTPMVSGIVALMLEQNPNLTPDQVKWILKNTTRSYGKQPAGSAGLVTADAAVFFNPSNIPANVAQNFELSSLITAAVDDDVNLDTPDSWSNIAWRNVSWSNIAWRNIAWRNNFD from the coding sequence ATGACAGTAAAAAAACTACTCACTCATATGATGGTGGCCGCAGTTGCACTGAGCGGCTTTGCAGCTTCCATCGCACCTACTCCCACAAATGCCATGGTCGTTTCTGAACAAGCACAACCTACCGCTCGCTATATGGTAGGCACAAAAGCAGGTACACAAGGAATTGAGCAAGCAATCCAACAACTTGGCGGATCGATTGTTGATGAATGGACTTTTATCAATACGTACTTAGTGGAGATAGATCCATCTAAAGCCTCGTCGATTCAGTCAGTCCCTGGTGTCGTTTTCATTAACCAAGATGAAAAAGTGGTGGAAAACAAAGGATCTAGTAAAACTTCGGATGATAAGTTAATTGCCAATGTTTATCAGTCTGTCATCACTAGTGACAAAGTAGTAAAAAAAGGGATTACCGGTAAAGGGGTTACGGTAGCAGTTGTTGATAGTGGAATCGCTAACGGGGCTCAATCGGACTTCAGAAAACGAGTTTCGGCAAATGCTAAATTCTCAACTGCTGGTAACATGTCGGATTCTTTCGGTCACGGTACGCACGTAGCGAGTATTCTTGGAGGCGACGGAACTCAAAGCAATGGCGCCTACCCTGGCGTTGCTCCTGGCGTTAATATTGTCAACGTCAAAGTGAGTGACGACGAAGGAAAAGCTGGCGAGCAAAACTTAGTGGAAGGCCTTGAATGGATTTACGACAACCATAAAAAATACAATATCCGCGTAGTGAATATTTCCAATCAAATTGCCACGCAACAAAATTACAAAGAAAGTGCAACGAACGCGGCTGTTGAACTTCTTTGGCACAAAGGAATCGTCGTTGTCGTGTCAGCAGGCAACCAAGGCGGTACAAGTTGTTCGACTTGTTATGCACCTGCAAACGATCCGTTTGTCATTACGGTAGGTTCTATAGATGATAAGGGCACAAAGGATACTGCAGACGATTCGTTAAAAAACTGGTCGAGCAATGGGCTTACTTCAGAAGGATTTTCTAAACCAGAAGTGGTTGCTCCTGGCTCTAAAATCACTGCTTATATGCCAAAAGGTGACTTGAGAGGATTAAAACCTGAAAATGTTGTAAGCAATGACTATTTCACCATGGGTGGCACGTCCATGTCGACACCAATGGTAAGTGGAATTGTGGCGTTAATGCTTGAACAAAACCCAAACTTGACTCCTGACCAAGTAAAATGGATTTTGAAGAATACGACACGTTCTTATGGAAAACAACCTGCAGGTAGCGCTGGACTTGTCACTGCAGATGCGGCTGTATTCTTTAACCCAAGCAATATCCCAGCGAACGTTGCTCAAAATTTCGAATTGTCTTCCCTGATTACAGCTGCAGTAGACGACGATGTGAACCTAGACACTCCGGATTCTTGGTCGAACATTGCTTGGCGCAATGTCTCATGGTCCAATATTGCTTGGAGAAATATTGCTTGGAGAAATAATTTTGATTAA
- a CDS encoding Ltp family lipoprotein — protein sequence MWKNKKVVATAGLIVLLSGCGEETIEKDEPIIETPEVEAAEPEKAEEVAKVETEEKEKAEAEEQAKAEAAAKEKAEAEEKAKAEAEEQKKADEKAKAEEQAKAEAEAEEAARIEAENAGTVSQQQAARMAEDYISYTAFSKSGLIDQLEFEGFSNADATFAAEKIDVDWSEQAVKAAENYIAYTAFSRKGLIEQLEFEGYSNDNATYAVDEITVDWSEQAILAAENYIAYTSFSRSGLIEQLMFEGHSKADATNAVDVIGL from the coding sequence ATGTGGAAAAATAAAAAAGTAGTAGCGACGGCGGGACTCATCGTTTTGTTGAGTGGCTGTGGTGAAGAAACAATCGAGAAAGACGAACCAATCATTGAAACACCAGAAGTGGAAGCTGCAGAGCCAGAAAAAGCTGAAGAAGTCGCAAAAGTGGAGACAGAAGAAAAGGAAAAAGCGGAAGCGGAAGAACAAGCGAAAGCTGAGGCAGCAGCAAAAGAAAAAGCCGAGGCAGAGGAAAAAGCGAAGGCTGAAGCAGAAGAACAGAAAAAAGCTGATGAAAAGGCAAAAGCCGAAGAACAAGCAAAAGCCGAAGCTGAAGCTGAAGAGGCAGCACGTATAGAAGCAGAAAATGCGGGTACTGTTTCACAACAACAAGCGGCACGAATGGCTGAAGATTATATTTCGTATACCGCGTTTTCGAAAAGCGGCCTGATCGATCAATTGGAGTTTGAAGGGTTTAGTAACGCGGATGCCACATTTGCAGCAGAAAAAATCGATGTGGATTGGAGCGAGCAAGCAGTAAAGGCCGCTGAAAATTATATCGCATACACGGCTTTTTCGAGGAAAGGTCTCATCGAGCAGTTGGAATTTGAAGGCTATAGTAATGACAATGCGACATACGCAGTAGACGAAATTACTGTCGACTGGAGCGAACAAGCGATATTAGCTGCAGAGAATTACATCGCGTACACGTCGTTTTCGAGATCGGGTCTGATTGAACAACTGATGTTTGAGGGGCATAGTAAAGCGGATGCTACGAATGCTGTGGATGTTATTGGGCTTTAA
- a CDS encoding sodium-dependent bicarbonate transport family permease, producing MYDIMIQNLLSPVVLFFVLGVVAALVKSDLKFPAGLSEALSIYLLVAIGIKGGMELSHYELHTVIKPIAGTLLLGITIPVLVLVALLAMKMDLHNSIGLAATYGSVSIVTYGAAISFLEKKQIGYEGFMNALVVLLESPAIIISLLLLRILHKTDSGDLLNAPGTPPKLGMNFSSFMNLFDKEVLRDSLLGKSVLLLMGSLIIGWLVGQNAESIVKPLFIDLYGSILILFLLNMGLIAGERLPEISKHGWKILLFGLCVPLIGGSAGVLVGNWVGLSLGGVVLMGVLAGSSSYIAAPAALRASVPEANPSIYLGLSLGVTFPFNLIVGIPFYFALAQFTH from the coding sequence ATGTATGATATTATGATTCAAAATTTATTGTCCCCTGTCGTTTTATTTTTTGTGTTGGGGGTCGTTGCCGCTTTAGTCAAATCGGATTTGAAATTCCCTGCCGGCTTGAGTGAAGCCTTAAGCATCTACTTGTTAGTGGCGATTGGCATTAAAGGCGGCATGGAGCTGTCTCATTACGAACTCCACACCGTTATTAAACCGATTGCTGGAACTTTGCTTTTGGGCATCACCATTCCGGTACTTGTATTGGTTGCACTTCTCGCGATGAAAATGGATCTTCATAACTCTATCGGACTTGCGGCTACATACGGTTCTGTCAGCATTGTCACATACGGAGCCGCCATCTCCTTCCTTGAAAAGAAACAGATCGGCTATGAAGGCTTTATGAATGCACTGGTAGTTTTATTGGAAAGTCCAGCCATCATCATTTCCCTGCTGCTGTTGCGGATTTTACATAAAACCGATTCAGGAGATCTCTTAAATGCTCCCGGCACTCCACCAAAATTAGGGATGAACTTTTCATCCTTCATGAATTTGTTTGACAAAGAAGTGCTGCGCGACAGCTTGTTGGGCAAAAGTGTCCTGCTCTTGATGGGTAGTTTGATCATCGGCTGGCTGGTGGGACAAAACGCTGAATCGATTGTTAAACCGCTGTTTATCGATCTTTATGGAAGCATCTTAATTCTCTTCTTATTAAATATGGGGTTGATCGCAGGAGAGCGCCTTCCTGAAATCAGTAAGCACGGCTGGAAAATCCTCCTATTCGGTCTATGTGTTCCGCTAATTGGTGGGAGTGCAGGTGTCTTAGTAGGGAATTGGGTCGGACTATCTCTTGGGGGCGTGGTCTTAATGGGTGTACTAGCGGGAAGCTCTTCTTATATCGCCGCACCGGCAGCTTTACGCGCATCGGTTCCTGAGGCCAACCCATCTATATATCTCGGTCTGTCTCTCGGCGTTACCTTCCCATTCAATTTAATCGTAGGCATTCCTTTCTACTTTGCTTTAGCTCAATTTACTCATTAA
- a CDS encoding DUF2294 domain-containing protein, giving the protein MEHSKWTKGSLEAEISKTLTQWEKDFLGRGSVSVKTDILRDMLVISLSGVLTPAEYTLCSAKEGLLAVKRMRSDLVESGREYLGTVIQELTGEEVKSFHTDISTHTGERIMVFRLSGNLQEKLK; this is encoded by the coding sequence ATGGAGCATAGTAAATGGACAAAAGGATCTTTGGAAGCGGAGATCAGCAAAACCTTAACCCAGTGGGAAAAAGATTTTTTAGGCAGAGGCTCTGTTTCGGTAAAAACAGATATTCTCCGAGATATGCTGGTCATTTCATTAAGCGGCGTTTTAACACCTGCCGAGTATACATTATGCAGTGCCAAAGAAGGTTTGTTGGCTGTTAAAAGAATGCGTTCGGATTTAGTCGAATCTGGCCGTGAGTATTTGGGAACTGTCATACAGGAGCTAACCGGAGAAGAAGTGAAAAGCTTCCATACCGATATCAGCACCCACACCGGAGAACGCATCATGGTGTTTAGGTTATCCGGAAATCTGCAAGAAAAATTAAAATAA
- a CDS encoding DUF2075 domain-containing protein gives MGTIELKTWDFNKTALDSIKKEAYFDYPVVYFLNNNTTVYIGETVAFKNRMKSHLSNIERKKLEKMTLIIHEKFHRSATYNIETKLINYFLGDNRYKLQNKSQTMQSVMHNYHDKEFYDIKIFNEIWTELLNRNMVNSPAHVIENKDIFKLSPFKELTMTQLELKTKIIEVCEEHIDDDETFVFMVKGEAGVGKSVVLSSVFNSIQERAADKNSNLHQTKNYLLVNHSEMLKTYKNIAANVKFLKKNNFDKPTSFINKQKKAAEKADIVLVDEAHLLLSRADAFNGFNENNQLEEIIKHSKVVIVVYDEKQVLKLKSYWDEERLKKIVSDYQRGEPYVLREQFRMDAGDDVINWIDNFVEKRILQLPKDELYDFQIFDSAKEMHDAIVEKNKEHGLSRVVSTFDYEHKKDGEQYYIREDSLEIPWNSTDTKNTWAEKPETIKEAGSIYTIQGFDLNYVGVILGPSVTYDEQNGCVKILTEKYSDTEAFRGKEGIEDVERAKEQIILNSINVLMKRGIKGLYVFASDEGLRERLIAL, from the coding sequence ATGGGTACGATTGAACTAAAGACATGGGACTTCAATAAAACTGCGTTGGATAGTATCAAGAAAGAAGCTTACTTTGATTATCCAGTCGTTTACTTTTTGAACAATAATACCACTGTATATATTGGGGAGACTGTTGCCTTTAAAAATCGGATGAAATCTCACTTAAGTAATATTGAGAGAAAGAAATTAGAAAAAATGACGCTCATCATTCATGAAAAGTTTCACCGATCAGCTACCTATAATATAGAAACAAAATTAATCAATTATTTTTTAGGCGATAATCGATACAAGCTGCAAAACAAGAGTCAAACGATGCAAAGTGTTATGCACAATTATCATGATAAAGAATTCTACGACATAAAAATTTTCAATGAGATTTGGACAGAACTGTTGAATAGGAACATGGTAAATAGCCCGGCTCATGTAATTGAAAATAAAGACATCTTTAAACTTTCTCCTTTTAAAGAACTGACGATGACCCAACTCGAGCTTAAAACAAAAATTATAGAAGTGTGTGAAGAACACATCGATGATGATGAAACGTTTGTCTTTATGGTTAAAGGTGAAGCGGGTGTTGGTAAAAGTGTGGTCTTAAGTTCCGTGTTCAATAGCATCCAGGAACGAGCGGCTGACAAAAATTCCAACCTCCATCAAACGAAGAATTACTTACTCGTCAACCATTCAGAAATGCTGAAAACGTATAAAAATATCGCAGCTAATGTGAAGTTTCTTAAAAAGAATAACTTTGATAAGCCTACAAGTTTTATTAACAAGCAAAAGAAAGCTGCAGAAAAAGCGGACATTGTTTTAGTCGATGAAGCACATTTATTGCTGAGCAGAGCGGATGCGTTCAATGGCTTTAATGAGAACAATCAATTAGAAGAAATCATTAAACACAGCAAAGTCGTCATCGTTGTCTATGATGAAAAACAAGTATTAAAACTGAAAAGTTATTGGGACGAAGAGCGACTCAAGAAAATAGTGTCAGACTATCAAAGAGGAGAGCCTTACGTTTTAAGAGAACAGTTCCGCATGGATGCTGGCGACGATGTTATCAACTGGATCGATAATTTTGTAGAGAAGCGAATTCTACAGCTGCCAAAAGATGAACTCTATGATTTTCAAATATTCGACTCGGCCAAGGAAATGCATGATGCCATAGTGGAAAAGAATAAAGAACACGGCCTCTCCAGAGTGGTTTCGACATTCGATTATGAACATAAGAAAGATGGCGAGCAGTATTATATTAGAGAAGACAGTCTTGAGATTCCATGGAACTCAACCGACACTAAAAACACCTGGGCAGAAAAGCCGGAGACAATCAAAGAAGCGGGGTCCATCTATACGATTCAAGGCTTCGACCTGAATTATGTAGGAGTGATTTTGGGGCCATCAGTTACATATGATGAACAGAATGGTTGCGTGAAGATCCTTACTGAAAAATATAGCGATACCGAAGCTTTCAGAGGAAAAGAAGGCATTGAGGATGTTGAAAGAGCGAAAGAGCAGATTATATTGAATTCGATTAATGTGTTGATGAAGAGGGGGATAAAGGGGCTTTATGTTTTTGCTAGTGATGAGGGGTTAAGGGAGCGGCTTATAGCACTCTAA